A genomic window from Tenebrio molitor chromosome X, icTenMoli1.1, whole genome shotgun sequence includes:
- the LOC138140495 gene encoding phosphoglycerate mutase 1-like, with the protein MAPYKIVMVRHGESEWNEKNLFCGWYDANLSEKGKQEALNAGKALKDAGYKFDVAYTSVLTRAQSTLQSILNEIGQTDLPVVKTWRLNERHYGGLTGLNKAETAAKYGDEQVAIWRRSFDIPPPPMEADHSYYENIVKDPRYKDGPSPDQFPKFESLKLTIERTLPFWNDTIVPQIKAGKQILIAAHGNSLRGIVKHLDELTDELIMKLNLPTGIPFVYTLDENLKPIPNGSLQFLGDPETVKKAMEAVANQGKAK; encoded by the exons ATGGCTCCGTACAAAATTGTGATGGTCCGTCATGGAGAGTCAGAATGGAAcgaaaagaatttattttgtggCTGGTATGACGCAAATTTGAGCGAAAAAG GAAAACAGGAGGCTTTAAACGCCGGAAAAGCTCTAAAAGACGCCGGTTATAAATTTGATGTCGCGTACACTTCGGTTTTAACAAGAGCGCAAAGTACTCTCCAGTccattttgaatgaaattggACAAACTGACCTTCCCGTTGTGAAAACTTGGCGCCTCAACGAACGCCATTACGGCGGTCTTACCGGTCTCAACAAAGCCGAAACCGCCGCCAAATATGGAGATGAACAG GTCGCGATTTGGCGTCGTAGTTTTGATATTCCACCACCCCCAATGGAGGCGGACCATTCTTATTATGAAAATATCGTGAAAGACCCGCGCTACAAAGATGGACCTTCCCCTGACCAATTCCCCAAGTTTGAATCACTCAAACTGACAATTGAGCGCACACTGCCTTTCTGGAATGATACAATTGTCCCACAAATCAAAGCTGGCAAGCAGATCCTAATTGCCGCTCACGGTAACAGTCTCCGCGGCATTGTCAAACATCTTGATG AGTTAACTGATGAGCTAATTATGAAACTTAATCTTCCAACTGGTATTCCATTTGTGTACACACTCGATGAAAACCTCAAACCTATACCAAATGGCAGTCTACAATTTTTGGGAGACCctgaaactgtcaaaaaagctATGGAAGCAGTGGCCAACCAAGGCAAAGCTAAGTAA